In one Culex quinquefasciatus strain JHB chromosome 2, VPISU_Cqui_1.0_pri_paternal, whole genome shotgun sequence genomic region, the following are encoded:
- the LOC6031353 gene encoding uncharacterized protein LOC6031353 — protein sequence MRFIHKIFFAAAFLHIIFADRQETLDVVEKLRDAQIEFDTFRDYVSKEVTAAKQNSTQILVQFHQELVQVKELYLQQSFWAEEEILYQLNSQSLYPPIYVDNACLGYARVLVDDNMKVAGVEFTNCVLDVDALIREEIVKILEDLQQDATVADLNVLLAMDRTNILTRPDDLIPKIADKLSVLEQLIPKIAQELNVAVDQFEARLGAIAKVYRVCLVENDNILKAALDNIRSQLLQICKGRII from the exons ATGAGGTtcattcataaaatatttttcgctgCAGCGTTTTTGCAT ATTATCTTTGCAGACCGTCAAGAAACACTTGATGTCGTGGAAAAGTTGCGAGATGCCCAAATAGAGTTCGACACATTCCGGGATTACGTCAGCAAGGAGGTCACCGCAGCCAAGCAGAACTCGACCCAGATCCTGGTGCAGTTCCACCAAGAGTTGGTCCAAGTCAAAGAGCTATACCTGCAACAGTCCTTCTGGGCAGAAGAGGAGATCCTCTACCAACTCAACAGCCAATCGCTGTATCCGCCGATCTACGTGGACAACGCGTGTCTGGGCTATGCGCGTGTCCTGGTCGACGATAACATGAAGGTGGCCGGAGTCGAGTTCACCAACTGCGTGTTGGACGTAGACGCGTTGATTCGGGAGGAAATCGTCAAAATTCTCGAAGATCTACAGCAGGATGCAACGGTTGCCGATTTGAACGTACTGTTGGCGATGGACAGAACCAACATATTGACGCGTCCCGATGATCTGATTCCAAAAATTGCGGACAAGTTGAGCGTTTTGGAGCAGCTTATTCCCAAAATCGCACAGGAGCTAAACGTGGCTGTTGACCAGTTTGAGGCTAGACTTGGTGCCATTGCGAAAGTGTACCGGGTGTGTTTGGTTGAGAATGATAACATCTTGAAAGCTGCCCTCGATAATATAAGGTCGCAGTTGCTGCAGATTTGCAAGGGAAGGATTATCTAG
- the LOC6031352 gene encoding uncharacterized protein LOC6031352: protein MGDILLQSILLPLLVVTFTTAQRPSTLKVIDDLRYADPYMRAHRNLVLDELHAARLNASDLQSEMIQLMANQKQRYVELAVDAEKALVGDIDREIGDAPCLGYLRNIVENNMYMAGIFFTNCVDELDAKLDAETNSVYGELQRDEISFMRGKLLDAFNRENMVRDPERISEKLAAKTVQYQQLSTTAMAQWSSIVGRFRDRLVTVRSVYEQCLINNQNLLQLIFDNTKRQLSRICRHGL, encoded by the exons ATGGGGGACATCCTCCTGCAATCCATTTTATTACCGCTGCTTGTGGTGACC TTCACAACAGCTCAACGGCCAAGCACGCTGAAAGTCATTGACGACCTGCGCTATGCAGACCCGTACATGCGAGCCCACCGTAATCTGGTCCTCGACGAACTCCACGCAGCCAGACTGAACGCGTCCGACCTTCAGTCGGAAATGATCCAACTCATGGCCAATCAGAAGCAACGGTACGTCGAGTTGGCCGTTGACGCGGAGAAAGCCCTGGTCGGGGACATCGATCGAGAGATTGGCGATGCACCGTGCCTTGGTTATCTGCGGAACATCGTGGAGAACAACATGTACATGGCTGGCATTTTCTTCACCAACTGCGTCGATGAGTTGGACGCTAAGCTGGACGCGGAGACCAACAGCGTGTACGGAGAACTTCAGCGAGATGAGATCAGTTTTATGCGGGGAAAATTGCTGGATGCGTTCAATCGGGAGAACATGGTACGAGATCCCGAGCGGATTAGTGAAAAATTGGCGGCAAAGACGGTTCAGTATCAGCAGCTTTCAACGACCGCGATGGCACAGTGGAGCAGTATTGTGGGCAGATTTCGTGACCGATTGGTAACGGTGAGGAGTGTGTACGAGCAGTGTCTTATCAACAACCAGAACCTGTTGCAGTTGATTTTTGACAATACCAAGAGACAACTGAGCCGGATTTGTCGGCATGGATTGTAA
- the LOC6031351 gene encoding LOW QUALITY PROTEIN: TBC1 domain family member 23 (The sequence of the model RefSeq protein was modified relative to this genomic sequence to represent the inferred CDS: inserted 1 base in 1 codon), translating into MDGNLWLIELESALLDDCTVDDIYAICQGKAIPEALRPDVWQVCLDVRSKMDQLAQFNEIFDLPFQTKLRRDCNCFVEKLGNEEEDKVAVVADLESILTFYCKNRNLVYESNNGWVELLLPLLSLKLLRSDTYNLFEAIRDTYIPKGCVKNGNVFHIFRLLLQYHDPELCSILDTKRVTPDTYAMSWFNTLFASTCSLQVVLAMWDLYLQQSDPFLVFFLSLIVLINGRDQVIALKSASKEELISFLVNMPCNIEADDVMDFCSLAQYYSLKTPASFKRDLLKVLXGVQSSAAEENVVSQALCLPVSVNELVENASTSSENSNPDAVRFFLVDCRPADQYNSGHLSTAFHLDCNLMLQEPVAFQTAVQGLLRSQKNAIEANSNAGGEHLCFLGSGRLEEDQYTHMVVASFLQKNTKFVSLLTGGYEAIHEYFGDNMIDCLEDHDPLSCLVCNKGQVQYGKSINNNAVSGGNGSLKRADNRRNNNPPPDPAERKPTIDLFSKLSLAMKSKSAEVKGKLFDYISNPNATVAPVPEKHVSRNERNGKRYRNVAPVFSIGEDQDDEYLPSASSDAPQQPAAQQPGSNTENSDDLVSIQAYLKGPDVIRSFKCQEVHLNGYMYDSYLLVTPTHIIVLRELDRKDKARVIVRRPLQSIVKITAKKRHRDLITFKYGYPEEENLVITDMDRFLIPNASDATELISKHIIKQT; encoded by the exons ATGGACGGTAATTTGTG GTTGATCGAGCTGGAGTCGGCACTGCTGGACGATTGTACAGTGGATGATATCTATGCGATATGCCAGGGAAAGGCTATTCCAGAGGCGCTACGGCCGGACGTGTGGCAGGTCTGCCTGGACGTTAGGAGTAAAATGGACCAGCTTGCGCAGTTCAACGAGATCTTCGACCTTCCGTTTCAAACGAAGCTCCGACGGGACTGTAACTGTTTCGTCGAGAAGCTAGGGAATGAAGAGGAAGACAAGGTGGCGGTCGTTGCGGATTTGGAGTCGATTCTGACGTTCTACTGCAAGAATAGAAATCTGGTTTACGAGTCGAACAACGGGTGGGTTGAGTTGCTATTGCCGTTGTTGTCGCTGAAACTGTTGCGGTCCGATACTTACAATCTGTTTGAGGCCATCAGAGACACGTACATTCCGAAGGGGTGCGTAAAGAATGGGAATGTGTTTCACATCTTTCGACTGCTGCTCCAGTACCACGATCCGGAGTTGTGTTCTATACTGGATACGAAGCGCGTTACGCCGGACACTTACGCCATGAGCTGGTTCAACACGCTGTTTGCGTCAACGTGTTCGCTGCAGGTTGTGCTGGCTATGTGGGATCTGTATCTGCAGCAGTCAGATCCGTTTCTGGTGTTTTTCCTAAGCTTAATCGTGCTAATCAACGGGCGGGACCAGGTGATCGCGTTGAAAAGTGCGTCCAAAGAGGAGCTGATCAGCTTTCTAGTCAACATGCCGTGCAACATCGAAGCGGACGACGTGATGGATTTTTGTTCGCTGGCGCAATATTACTCGCTGAAGACGCCCGCGTCGTTCAAGCGTGACCTGTTGAAGGTAC TTGGCGTTCAGAGCAGCGCCGCAGAGGAGAATGTCGTCTCGCAAGCCCTGTGTCTGCCAGTGTCGGTAAACGAGCTCGTCGAGAACGCTTCAACGAGCAGTGAAAACTCCAACCCAGATGCGGTGCGCTTCTTCCTGGTCGACTGTCGTCCCGCGGATCAGTACAACTCGGGTCATCTCTCGACGGCGTTCCACCTGGACTGCAATCTGATGCTGCAGGAACCGGTAGCGTTTCAAACGGCTGTCCAAGGACTTCTACGCTCACAGAAGAACGCCATCGAAGCAAATTCAAATGCAGGAGGAGAGCATCTTTGCTTCCTCGGTTCTGGTCGGCTCGAAGAAGACCAGTACACGCACATGGTCGTGGCTTCGTTCCTGCAGAAAAATACCAAATTCGTGTCATTGCTCACCGGAGGCTACGAAGCTATCCACGAGTACTTCGGAGACAACATGATCGACTGCTTGGAAGATCACGATCCTCTCAGCTGTCTGGTGTGCAATAAAGGTCAGGTCCAGTACGGCAAGAGCATCAACAACAACGCCGTCAGCGGTGGCAACGGAAGCCTCAAACGAGCGGACAACCGCCGAAACAACAATCCTCCACCGGATCCAGCCGAACGCAAGCCAACAATAGACCTGTTTAGCAAACTCTCGCTCGCGATGAAGTCTAAATCGGCCGAGGTCAAGGGCAAACTCTTCGATTACATCTCAAACCCAAACGCGACGGTCGCACCCGTCCCGGAGAAGCACGTATCCCGTAACGAACGCAACGGTAAACGCTACCGAAACGTCGCGCCCGTCTTCAGCATCGGCGAAGACCAGGACGACGAGTATCTCCCCTCGGCAAGCTCCGATGCGCCGCAACAACCCGCCGCTCAGCAGCCCGGCTCCAACACGGAAAACTCCGACGACCTCGTCTCGATCCAGGCCTACCTCAAAGGACCGGACGTCATTCGTTCCTTCAAGTGCCAAGAAGTTCACCTCAATGGGTACATGTACGACAGCTACCTGCTCGTAACGCCCACCCACATCATCGTGCTGCGCGAGCTCGACCGCAAGGACAAGGCGCGCGTAATCGTGCGGCGACCGCTCCAGAGCATCGTCAAAATCACCGCCAAAAAGCGGCACCGCGATTTGATCACGTTCAAGTACGGCTACCCGGAGGAGGAGAACCTCGTCATTACCGACATGGACCGCTTTCTGATACCGAACGCAAGCGACGCAACCGAGCTGATTTCCAAGCATATCATCAAGCAAACCTAG